A window of Marinitoga litoralis genomic DNA:
TTTAAAAGATTCAATTAATTCAGATATTAAAGGATTTGAACCATTTAAAGCGATTCTTTTTGATAATTTTTCTATTAAATCTTTTATTTCCTTTAAATCCTCATTTGTATTTTTATTATTAGAATTTATTTTGTTTAAATTATTATTATGCGAATTATTATATAAAACTTTTTTATATTTTATTTCATTGAAATCATTATTATCATAAAATTTTTCTGCATCTTTGTCCATTAATTTTGATATTTCTCTTTGCTCTTCGATTAATTTTAAAATATCATTTTTTGCAGATAATTCTAATTTGTCTTTTCCAGGAGCATATTGATCAAAAGAATCTGATTTTTTCATTCTTTTTATTCTTTCATCTAATTTTTTATTATTTTCTACAATTTCACGTATTTCATTAATTTTTCCTTGAGAATTATTAGAAAAACCAGAAGGTCTTTTAATGTTTTTTATAACATCTTCTGGCTCTTCATCAAGAACAGCTGTTACTTCAATGTATTTTTTTCCTCCAATACCTAAAAAACCACCCTTACTTATTCTTTTTGTGTCTAAAATATAAGCATTTTCACCTAATTCATTTCTTATTTTTTCCATAGCTTCAGGTATTGTAGATACAACATATTTTTTTATTTTCATATCCATCACCTCAATTAATCATTTAATGATTAAATAGATATATTTCCATCAGCAGAAATAGGAATTTCTTGAATTATTTCATTATATGATATAACATTTACATTTGGAATATTAGATAATAACCATCTTGAAAAATAAAAACGTAACGGAGAACTACATAAAATTACCGGATTGTAATTTTTCATAATTTGATTTTCTAAAGCTTTGCTAATATTATTTAATAATTTTTCAGATAATTGTGGAGATAAAGCCAAAGTATAATTACCTCCATATTCGATAGTATAATTATTTAAAGTATTTTCTGTATTTTTATCTAAAATAATTAAATGTAATACACCATCAGCTGATTTCATGCTTTCACATATTTGTCTAGATAATGCGCTTCTTACTCCTTCTACCAATGATACTGTATCTTTTATATCATTACTTCCTAACTCTAATAATTTTTCAAAGATAATTGGTAAATTTCTAATAGATATTCTCTCATATAATAATTCTTTCAAAACATTTCTAATTTCAAATGTTTTGAAAATAGTTGGAGTAAGTTCATCAACTAAAGCAGTATTTTTAATTCTTAAACCGTCAATAAGCATTTCAGTCTCTTTTGAACCAAGTATTTCATGTGCATATTTTTTAATAATTTCTGATAGATGAGTAGCAAAAACACTAGGTGAATCAACTACTGTATAACCAAGACTTACTGCTTCATCTTTTTGATTTTCATCGATCCAATAAGCATCAAGATTAAAAGATGGTTCTTTTGTAAATATGCCAGGAATCTCCTCATTTGCCATTCCAGAATTTATAGCTAATAACTTATCTGGAAATAATTCAAATCTTCCTACCTCTACACCTTTTAGCTTAATAATGTATTCATTTGCACTTAATAAAACACTATCTCTTACCCTTATAGGACTAATAACAATACCCAATTCATATGCAATTTGTTTTCTAACCATAGTGATTCTTTCTAATAAATCTCCACCTTGTCCCGGATCTGCTAGTGGAATTAAACCATATCCAATATCTATTTCCAAAACATCGCTTTGAATAATTTCTGAAACTTCTTCTGCAGAAGTTAAAGGAGGACCGGACGGTCTGGACGATGATTTCCCAGTTTCTGGTGGGGCAGAAGATGCTTCAAATCCTTCTGCAGGACCTGATGCTGGGATAGCCTTAGTTAAATATCCTTTTGTATTTAAATAAGCTATTGTTAGTAATCCTCCACCTAATAATAATGCTGGTAATATTGGTAAAGGAGTAACTAATCCTAAAGTTAAAATTACACCACCAGTCATATATAACACTCTTTTTTCTGAAGATAATTCTTTTAATAAGTCTGTACCTAAATTTTCATTTGAAGCAGCACGAGATACAACAATACCTGTAGCTGTAGATATTAACAATGCTGGAATTTGTGCAACTAATCCGTCACCAACAGTAAAAAGTGTATATAGTTGTGCAGCTTCAGAAATAGAAAGTCCTTGTTGTAAAACACCTATAATTAAACCACCTAATATATTAATTAAAGTTATAATTATACCTGCAATAGCATCTCCTCTTACGAATTTTGAAGCACCGTCCATTGCGCCGTAAAAATCGGCTTCTCTTCTAATATCTTCACGTTTTTTTCTCGCTTCTTCTTCAGTAATTATACCTGCACTCAAATCAGCATCTATACTCATTTGTTTACCAGGCATAGCATCTAAGGTAAACCTAGCTGCAACTTCAGCAATTCTTTCAGACCCTCTAGTAATAACTACAAATTGAATTATAACTAGAATTAAAAATATTACAATACCAACAACATAATTACCTCCCACAACAAAATCACCAAAAGCTCTAATAACTTTTCCTTGAAAATTTCTTCCCTGTAATAGAATTAATCTTGTAGAAGAAACATTTAAAGATAATCTAAAAAGAGTAGTTACTAATAATAGAGTAGGAAAAGATGAAATTTCAAGAGCATTTCTAATATACATAGAAACTAAAAGCAATACAATGGCTAAAGAAATATTAGCCATTTGTAAAAAATCTAATAAAAATGGTGGTATTGGTATAACCATTAATATAACAACACTAACTATTAATATAGGTATTATAATATCTGATTGCTTTAAAAATCTATTTAAAAAATCAGCCAATAAAATCACCTCGTGGTTTTCATAACAGAAGCTAGAATTTTTGCAACAATTTGATACATGTCTTCAGGAATTTCTTCGTTAATTTCAACTCTTTCATATAATTGTCTTGCTACAGGAGGGTTTCGTAAAATTGGTACATGGTTTTCACGAGCAATTTCCCTTATTCTAAAAGCAATTTCATCATGTCCTTTAGCGACAACTATAGGAGCACTTGTTTCGTTTTCATCATATTTTATTGCAACTGCATAATGCGTAGGGTTAGTAACAACGACAGTAGCCTTAGGAACTTCTTTCATCATATTTTGCATAACTATTTGTCTTAATCTTCTCATTCTAGCAGATTTTATTTGAGGGTCTCCTTCAATGTCTTTCATTTCTTGTTTTACTTCTTGCTTTGTCATTCTAAGGTTTTTCTTATATTCACGTCTTTGATACCAGTAATCAAATAATCCAAGTAATAACATTAAAAGACCCAATTTGAAAAATATTTCTATAACAATAGAGTATAAAAAAGCTAACGCTGCGGATGAATCTTTATATGGTAATGATATAATATCATTCCAATGAGACGTAATAATCGAATATGATATATATCCAACTAAAAATAATTTAATTATTGATTTTAATAATTCGAATAAAGTTTTCAAAGAAAAAATTCTTTTCAAACCTTTTAACGGATTAATTTTTCCCAAATCAAATTTTACAGATTTTGGAGCAAAAAGGAATTTTGTTTGCAACATGCCTAATATTAAACTTAAAATAGCTGCAGATAAGAGAAAAACAGAGATGATAATAAAAAGATTTTGTTGTTGTAAAATAACACTTAACAATGCGTTCTCATCAATAAATTCCGTATCTAAAGATAAATATCTGATAAATGCACTTTTTAAATTCTCAAATAAATAAGTTGCCATTACAAAAAAAACTGCACTTACACCTAAAAAGGAAAAAGCTGTTAATAGTTCCTTTGAAACAGGAACATTACCTTCTTCCCTAGCTTGTTGCAAACGCCTAGGAGTAGGTTCTTCAGTTTTACTTGGATCAGCAAATAATTGAAGATTTATATTAGATTTAATAAGGAATTTATCCATTTTATAATCTCCATCATATTAATATGGAATATTTCAACCCAAACTCCAATAATACTTAATAAAATTAAAGTACCTACTAAAATATTTAATGGTAGCCCAACAATAAAAACATTTATTTGAGGAATCATTCTAGATACAATACCCAAACTAACATTTACAGATAACATAAAAGCACTCATTGGTATTGCCAATTGAGCCCCTATTTCGAAAATTTTTCCAAAAGTCGAAAGGATTTCAGGGAAAAA
This region includes:
- the flhA gene encoding flagellar biosynthesis protein FlhA, giving the protein MADFLNRFLKQSDIIIPILIVSVVILMVIPIPPFLLDFLQMANISLAIVLLLVSMYIRNALEISSFPTLLLVTTLFRLSLNVSSTRLILLQGRNFQGKVIRAFGDFVVGGNYVVGIVIFLILVIIQFVVITRGSERIAEVAARFTLDAMPGKQMSIDADLSAGIITEEEARKKREDIRREADFYGAMDGASKFVRGDAIAGIIITLINILGGLIIGVLQQGLSISEAAQLYTLFTVGDGLVAQIPALLISTATGIVVSRAASNENLGTDLLKELSSEKRVLYMTGGVILTLGLVTPLPILPALLLGGGLLTIAYLNTKGYLTKAIPASGPAEGFEASSAPPETGKSSSRPSGPPLTSAEEVSEIIQSDVLEIDIGYGLIPLADPGQGGDLLERITMVRKQIAYELGIVISPIRVRDSVLLSANEYIIKLKGVEVGRFELFPDKLLAINSGMANEEIPGIFTKEPSFNLDAYWIDENQKDEAVSLGYTVVDSPSVFATHLSEIIKKYAHEILGSKETEMLIDGLRIKNTALVDELTPTIFKTFEIRNVLKELLYERISIRNLPIIFEKLLELGSNDIKDTVSLVEGVRSALSRQICESMKSADGVLHLIILDKNTENTLNNYTIEYGGNYTLALSPQLSEKLLNNISKALENQIMKNYNPVILCSSPLRFYFSRWLLSNIPNVNVISYNEIIQEIPISADGNISI
- the flhB gene encoding flagellar biosynthesis protein FlhB; the encoded protein is MDKFLIKSNINLQLFADPSKTEEPTPRRLQQAREEGNVPVSKELLTAFSFLGVSAVFFVMATYLFENLKSAFIRYLSLDTEFIDENALLSVILQQQNLFIIISVFLLSAAILSLILGMLQTKFLFAPKSVKFDLGKINPLKGLKRIFSLKTLFELLKSIIKLFLVGYISYSIITSHWNDIISLPYKDSSAALAFLYSIVIEIFFKLGLLMLLLGLFDYWYQRREYKKNLRMTKQEVKQEMKDIEGDPQIKSARMRRLRQIVMQNMMKEVPKATVVVTNPTHYAVAIKYDENETSAPIVVAKGHDEIAFRIREIARENHVPILRNPPVARQLYERVEINEEIPEDMYQIVAKILASVMKTTR